AACTCGAAAGTTACTTTGAAGTCCTGGGCCCCAACGACATCCGCATTGCAGGCACCCGCATCGGTATCGAGACCGTCTTATATGACTATCTATATCGGAGTCAGACGCCGGAAGATATCGCGGCTCGGTATCCTTCTCTCACGCTCGAGCAGGTATACGCGACGATTTTATTTTACCTGCACAACCAGGAAAAGCTCACGAATTATCTTGCCGAGTGGCTGGCCCACGGAGACCAGATGCGCAAAACGCAGGAACAAAACCCGCCGCCAGTTCTTCTGCGCCTGCGTGATCTCGCTGCAAAACAGCCTGATCCCCAGACGGTTCAAAAATGAGCCGTCTTCGCTTTCTCCTTGACGAAAATGTGGACCCTATCCTCCGCAAAGCACTTCACAGGCGTGTCCCTGAACTGGAAGTTTGGCGCGTTGGCGACCCAATCGCCCCTTCTTATGGAACATCAGACCCCGACATTCTGCGTTGGTGCGCCGCGAACCGCTTTGCTCTCCTCACCCACAACCGTGCTTCTA
Above is a genomic segment from Gammaproteobacteria bacterium containing:
- a CDS encoding DUF433 domain-containing protein, translating into MQLESYFEVLGPNDIRIAGTRIGIETVLYDYLYRSQTPEDIAARYPSLTLEQVYATILFYLHNQEKLTNYLAEWLAHGDQMRKTQEQNPPPVLLRLRDLAAKQPDPQTVQK